A section of the Spirochaeta isovalerica genome encodes:
- a CDS encoding thioredoxin domain-containing protein produces the protein MKLFTIITAFFFALSFGLFASGEKDMAGQDSHDSMEMDSMEKDDTMEMSAMSGGLMDFVSMDKAMMMAEETPTVLFFNASWCPTCRAAVKDFEMNAMKLEGINLLSVDYDDSADLKQKYEITYQHTFVQIDSMGKVLAMWNGGETEELLKQIKMDKM, from the coding sequence ATGAAACTGTTTACAATTATCACTGCTTTCTTTTTTGCTCTTTCATTCGGCCTTTTCGCAAGCGGAGAAAAGGATATGGCCGGTCAGGATAGTCATGATTCAATGGAGATGGATTCGATGGAAAAAGATGATACCATGGAGATGTCCGCCATGAGCGGAGGTCTTATGGATTTCGTCTCCATGGATAAGGCCATGATGATGGCGGAGGAAACGCCCACGGTTCTCTTCTTCAACGCTTCCTGGTGCCCCACCTGCCGGGCCGCTGTCAAAGATTTCGAGATGAATGCCATGAAACTGGAAGGGATCAATCTTCTCTCAGTCGATTATGATGATTCGGCGGATCTGAAGCAAAAATACGAAATTACCTATCAGCATACCTTTGTGCAGATCGATTCCATGGGAAAAGTTCTGGCCATGTGGAACGGCGGCGAAACGGAAGAGCTTCTCAAACAGATAAAGATGGATAAAATGTAA
- a CDS encoding diacylglycerol/lipid kinase family protein, translating into MIQNHIIIFNPSAGKGAALKKLPLVESFFKKEKINYTIKYTEGSGHAIDLAASFASVPDVAVIAAGGDGTCNEVLNGLMKGRGDKIPLFGVLPMGRGNDFSYGGHVPARLDEALHVLKSGNSSPLDLGLVKGGDYPGGRYFGNGIGIGFDTVVGLEAAKMKHVHDAFAYIAGTMKTLIKFSGSPEVEMVYGDKKIVRRVIQISLMNGRRMGGLFYMAPDAVNNDGMLDLCMVDHLTRFKLMKTIFHYTKGTQRGLEGITMDRADHFHIKALDGGLVVHADGETVCIDGRELEVSCIPGPLRIIHT; encoded by the coding sequence ATGATTCAAAATCACATTATTATTTTCAATCCCTCCGCGGGAAAAGGTGCGGCGCTGAAGAAGCTGCCCCTGGTGGAGTCTTTTTTTAAAAAGGAAAAAATCAATTACACCATAAAATACACTGAAGGCAGCGGCCATGCCATCGATCTGGCGGCTTCCTTCGCTTCTGTGCCGGATGTCGCGGTTATCGCCGCCGGCGGAGACGGCACATGCAATGAGGTTCTGAACGGGCTGATGAAGGGCCGGGGAGATAAGATTCCTCTATTCGGCGTACTCCCCATGGGAAGAGGAAACGATTTTTCCTATGGAGGCCATGTTCCGGCCCGGCTGGATGAGGCGCTGCATGTATTGAAATCAGGCAATAGTTCGCCTCTTGATCTCGGCCTCGTTAAAGGCGGCGATTACCCCGGTGGCCGGTATTTCGGTAACGGTATAGGAATAGGTTTCGACACGGTCGTCGGACTGGAGGCTGCGAAGATGAAGCATGTTCACGATGCCTTCGCCTATATAGCGGGAACGATGAAAACCCTTATCAAGTTTTCCGGTTCTCCGGAAGTCGAAATGGTTTACGGTGATAAAAAAATCGTCAGACGGGTGATTCAGATTTCTCTGATGAACGGCCGGCGCATGGGGGGGCTCTTTTATATGGCTCCCGATGCTGTGAATAACGATGGAATGCTCGATCTCTGTATGGTCGACCACTTAACCCGGTTCAAGCTGATGAAGACTATCTTTCATTACACGAAGGGAACGCAGCGGGGACTGGAGGGGATTACGATGGATCGCGCTGATCATTTTCATATTAAAGCACTGGACGGGGGGCTTGTCGTTCACGCCGATGGCGAAACTGTCTGTATTGACGGCAGGGAACTTGAGGTCAGCTGCATTCCCGGTCCCCTAAGGATAATTCATACTTAG
- a CDS encoding FAD-binding oxidoreductase — protein sequence MPQKSAIENWIDNHRELLLLTIILPWGKLFSWKDRLISFLTRPDPKDHEKRVHRVVSDVRRLSRQAKELRTDRRGNRSLTTRISDKSQSQPIGIRDLRSVVSIDEAGMTVRVEPFATIGDVVSHLDKKGYQLETAIEMKGATIGGLVLAIGMTTKSHITGLMHDIVEAYEIVTAEGELLRVTKEGEHADLFRAIPWSHGTLGFLVAIEMRIIPATPYVRLVYRPFYSLETYCEEHSRLLHSDNPPTYLEAQVFGRNKAVIIEGYPAGKEEAGDFPVNDVNSWHKPFFFKHVESMLELGEGRDFSELVPLTSFLMRHERSMCMTMGQIVPSANNVWFRRFFGWTLPPNMPLLKSSRPTEERERSMKRQVYQDFAFPSEHLQGMLEHLHDEFEIYPLLIYPCRVFDRGGMVRLPGQRAVEWDGTERSALYFNIGIYGEPKAVREGNFDYPTVNKVREIEQKISDLGGFLHTYVDIFSTKEEFEAMFDHSLWRKMRQKYGAEGVFPEIYDKVKPELDPLQFVR from the coding sequence ATGCCCCAAAAATCTGCTATAGAAAACTGGATCGATAACCACAGAGAACTGCTTCTGCTTACCATAATACTCCCCTGGGGGAAACTGTTTTCATGGAAGGACCGGCTGATTTCCTTTCTGACCCGCCCCGATCCGAAAGACCATGAAAAGCGGGTCCATAGAGTCGTCTCCGATGTCCGCCGCCTGTCCCGCCAGGCGAAAGAACTCCGCACCGACAGAAGGGGAAACCGCTCCTTAACCACGCGGATTAGCGATAAAAGCCAATCACAACCCATAGGGATCAGGGATTTGAGAAGCGTTGTCTCAATAGATGAAGCCGGGATGACTGTTCGCGTCGAACCGTTTGCCACCATAGGCGACGTGGTCTCCCATCTGGATAAAAAGGGATATCAGCTGGAGACGGCCATCGAAATGAAAGGCGCAACCATAGGCGGCCTGGTTCTGGCCATCGGCATGACGACAAAGTCCCATATAACCGGCTTGATGCACGATATCGTCGAGGCCTATGAAATCGTCACAGCTGAGGGAGAACTGCTCAGGGTAACAAAAGAAGGCGAACACGCCGACCTCTTCCGGGCCATTCCCTGGAGCCATGGCACTCTCGGTTTCCTCGTGGCAATTGAAATGAGAATTATCCCGGCGACGCCTTACGTCCGGCTGGTATACCGCCCTTTTTACAGTCTCGAGACCTATTGCGAAGAGCACAGCCGCCTGCTCCATTCGGACAATCCCCCGACTTATCTGGAAGCTCAGGTTTTCGGACGGAATAAAGCCGTTATCATTGAAGGCTATCCCGCCGGGAAGGAGGAAGCCGGAGACTTTCCCGTCAACGATGTAAACAGCTGGCACAAACCCTTCTTTTTCAAACATGTGGAATCGATGCTCGAACTGGGAGAAGGGAGAGATTTCAGCGAACTGGTGCCTCTCACGTCCTTTCTCATGCGCCATGAAAGGAGCATGTGCATGACCATGGGGCAGATTGTCCCTTCGGCAAACAATGTGTGGTTCCGCCGGTTCTTCGGCTGGACCCTGCCCCCCAATATGCCCCTTCTCAAAAGCTCGCGCCCGACAGAAGAGCGGGAGAGATCGATGAAAAGGCAGGTCTATCAGGATTTCGCTTTTCCATCGGAACATCTTCAGGGAATGCTGGAACATCTCCATGATGAGTTCGAAATCTATCCCCTGCTGATCTACCCCTGCCGGGTTTTCGACCGGGGAGGCATGGTTCGTCTGCCGGGACAGAGAGCTGTGGAATGGGACGGAACGGAGAGAAGCGCTCTCTACTTCAACATCGGGATCTATGGCGAGCCCAAAGCCGTAAGAGAAGGAAACTTTGATTACCCGACGGTTAACAAAGTAAGAGAAATCGAGCAGAAAATCAGCGATCTGGGGGGATTCCTCCACACATATGTGGATATTTTCAGTACGAAAGAGGAATTCGAGGCCATGTTCGACCACAGCCTCTGGAGAAAAATGCGTCAGAAATACGGAGCCGAAGGCGTTTTTCCGGAGATTTATGATAAAGTCAAACCGGAGCTGGATCCGCTGCAGTTTGTAAGGTGA
- a CDS encoding DUF2200 domain-containing protein produces the protein MEKHKIFAMSFSNVYPLYIAKAEKKGRTKAEVDEIIGWLFGYSQEELDRHIEAETDFEKFILGSPAPNPSRTLIKGVVCGVRVEEIEDPLMREIRYLDKMIDELARGKAMEKILRK, from the coding sequence ATGGAAAAACACAAAATATTTGCCATGAGCTTTTCAAACGTCTATCCCCTCTATATCGCCAAAGCTGAGAAAAAGGGAAGGACCAAAGCTGAAGTCGACGAAATCATCGGCTGGCTGTTCGGTTACAGTCAGGAAGAGCTGGACAGGCATATTGAAGCGGAGACGGATTTCGAAAAATTCATACTCGGAAGCCCGGCTCCCAATCCCTCCCGGACTCTCATAAAAGGAGTCGTCTGCGGCGTCAGAGTCGAGGAAATCGAAGATCCGCTTATGCGGGAAATCCGCTATCTCGATAAAATGATAGACGAGCTGGCCAGGGGTAAAGCCATGGAGAAGATCCTGAGGAAATAA